The Streptomyces sp. NBC_00576 genome contains the following window.
GCCTAGGCCCCCTGGTCACACCAGTTGGTATCCGCGCAGGTTCCTGAGCAGCAGGTAGCAGTCCTGGAGTGAGCCCGAAGTGTCGCCGAGGGAGCGGTAGATGCCCCACTTGGGGCGTACGCGGTCGGCGAGGAAGGTGTCGACGCCGGTACGTGAGGCGTCGACGATCGTGGTCGAGCCGCTCTTGAGGATCCAACGGACCGTTCCCGCCGAGCCGTTGCCGACCTTGATCTGGAAGTCGACGTCCGTCCACTTGTCGTGGAGCGGTTCGAGGTTCGTACGGCCGACGAGGACGTCGTCGATGGGCAGCTTGAGTTCGATGGTCTGCACGCCGTTCACCCGGCGCAGCGACTGCACGACCATCGGCGAGGTGCCGGCGCCCGGCTGCTTCATCTGCATGATGTGGGTGAAGGTGGTCGTCGCCTTGAGCGAGCTGGGGATGTACATCGAGTACGTGACCCGCCAGGTCTGTCCCTCGGTCCACTTGAGGTAGTTGCCGCCACTGCCGTTGCGCAGCCCGGTGACTTCCTGGCGCTGGCGGTCGGTCGAGGTGTCACGGTCGCCGGTGTGCATGTTGAAGCGCCAGTTCTCGCCGGTGGTGAAGATGTGCGGCTGTCCGGCGGTGTGGGAGTCGGCTCGGTCGTCCTCGATGGTCTCGAAGGCGCCGAGCCCGGCGCCGCTCGCGGAGGGTGCCCACTTCTGCTGCCAGGAGGCGGCATGGGCGGCGGTGGTGAGGGCCGGGACTCCGACGGCGGCTCCGGCAACGCCGCCGAGCGCGGCGCCGAGCAGGTTGCGCCTGGATGTGTTCATGGTGGGACCACCTCAGCATGGGGGTTGGTTGCCTGCGTCGGGTTACATATGTGCTCGTCGTTCACCATCACGACCTGTGGCGCGATACAGGGTCGCGGCATGACAGCCCACGGTCAATAGTCCGTACCAATGCGCGTGTGCCGTGGAAGGTATTTCCGGCCAATCCGGGTACAGGTCCATGAGGTTTGCGATCAGGAATGCATCAGGGCTCGTGTTCGTTGACCATGGGAAGTCCCACCCGACGACTGAAGGATCGAGAGCGCGTGAGCAGCAAGGTCCCCCCGATCATTCTGAACAACGGCGTCGAGATGCCCCAACTGGGCTTCGGCGTCTGGCAGGTGCCGGACGACGAGGCGGAGCAGGCGGTCGCCACCGCGCTGGAGACCGGGTACCGCAGCATCGACACAGCGGCGATCTACG
Protein-coding sequences here:
- a CDS encoding Tat pathway signal sequence domain protein, whose product is MNTSRRNLLGAALGGVAGAAVGVPALTTAAHAASWQQKWAPSASGAGLGAFETIEDDRADSHTAGQPHIFTTGENWRFNMHTGDRDTSTDRQRQEVTGLRNGSGGNYLKWTEGQTWRVTYSMYIPSSLKATTTFTHIMQMKQPGAGTSPMVVQSLRRVNGVQTIELKLPIDDVLVGRTNLEPLHDKWTDVDFQIKVGNGSAGTVRWILKSGSTTIVDASRTGVDTFLADRVRPKWGIYRSLGDTSGSLQDCYLLLRNLRGYQLV